The proteins below are encoded in one region of Phaseolus vulgaris cultivar G19833 chromosome 1, P. vulgaris v2.0, whole genome shotgun sequence:
- the LOC137815221 gene encoding trihelix transcription factor GT-1-like, translated as MYLSEKPRPIDFYKEEGARDMMIEVVSNGDLAPPPPHHPPPMILGESSGEDPEVEIKAPKKRAETWVQDETRSLIGLRREMDALFNTSKSNKHLWEQISAKMREKGFDRSPTMCTDKWRNLLKEFKKAKHQDRGGSGSAKMSYYKEIDEILRERSKNVQYKSPTPPPKVDSFMQFADKGIDDTSISFGPVEATGRPTLNLERSLDHDGHPLAITTADAVAASGVPPWNWRETSGNGGESQSCCGRVISVKWGDYTRRIGIDGTPEAIKEAIRAAFRLRTKRTFWLEDEDQIIRSIDREMPIGSYTLHLDEGMAIKLCLYDESEHLPVHTEDKVFYTENDYRDFLTRRGWVCLREFDGYRNIDNLDDLRPGAIYRGVS; from the exons ATGTACCTGTCGGAGAAGCCGCGCCCAATCGACTTCTACAAGGAGGAAGGCGCGCGCGACATGATGATCGAGGTCGTCTCCAACGGCGACCTCGCGCCGCCGCCGCCGCACCACCCTCCGCCGATGATCCTCGGCGAGAGCAGCGGAGAGGACCCCGAGGTGGAGATCAAAGCCCCCAAGAAGCGGGCGGAGACGTGGGTGCAGGACGAGACGCGCTCGCTCATTGGCCTCCGCCGCGAGATGGACGCGCTCTTCAACACTTCCAAGTCCAACAAGCACCTCTGGGAGCAGATATCCGCCAAGATGAGGGAGAAGGGTTTCGATCGGTCTCCCACCATGTGCACCGATAAGTGGCGCAACCTACTCAAGGAGTTCAAGAAGGCCAAGCACCAGGACCGTGGAGGGAGCGGCTCTGCCAAGATGTCGTATTACAAGGAGATTGATGAGATCCTCAGAGAGAGGAGCAAGAATGTGCAGTACAAGAGCCCCACTCCTCCGCCGAAGGTTGATTCTTTCATGCAGTTTGCTGATAAAG GTATTGATGATACTAGCATCTCTTTTGGACCTGTAGAAG CTACtggaagaccaacactcaatCTTGAGAGAAGTTTGGATCATGATGGACATCCTCTTGCCATTACCACAGCTGATGCTGTTGCAGCTAGTGGAGTCCCTCCTTGGAATTGGAGAGAGACTTCTGGAAATG GTGGAGAAAGTCAGTCATGTTGTGGAAGGGTTATATCAGTTAAATGGGGTGATTATACAAGACGAATAGGTATTGACGGCACTCCAGAAGCCATCAAAGAGGCAATCAGGGCTGCTTTTAGGTTGAGAACTAAGCGCACATTTTGGTTGGAGGATGAAGACCAGATCATCCGAAGTATTGACCGTGAAATGCCTATAGGAAGTTACACTCTTCACCTGGATGAAG GAATGGCCATTAAATTATGTCTGTATGATGAGTCCGAGCATCTTCCTGTGCATACTGAAGACAAGGTATTTTACACTGAAAATGATTACCGTGATTTTCTGACCCGCCGGGGTTGGGTATGTTTAAGAGAATTTGACGGATATAGAAATATTGACAACTTGGATGATCTTCGACCTGGTGCCATATATCGTGGTGTGAGTTGA
- the LOC137815222 gene encoding mitotic spindle checkpoint protein MAD2 has product MAARTVAKDIITLRGSAAIVSEFFGYAANSILYNRGVYPEESFVKVKKYGLPMLLTEDEGVKSFMTNLTAQLSEWLEAGKLQRVVLVIMSKATSEVLERWNFSIETDGEVVEKGISREKSDKEIMREIQAIMRQIASSITYLPCLDEPCVFDVLAYTDTDVAVPFTWIESDPKLIANPQMVKLHSFDTKIHKVDTLVSYKNDEWDEE; this is encoded by the exons ATGGCTGCAAGAACAGTTGCGAAAGACATAATCACTCTTCGTGGTTCCGCAGCAATCGTTAGCGAGTTCTTCG GATATGCTGCCAACAG CATTCTCTACAACCGTGGAGTTTATCCAGAAGAAAGTTTTGTGAAGGTGAAGAAATACGGGCTTCCCATGTTGCTCACTGAAGATGAGGGTGTCAAATCCTTTATGACCAATCTAACTGCTCAGCTTTCTG AATGGCTTGAGGCTGGCAAGTTGCAGAGGGTGGTCCTTGTTATAATGAGCAAGGCCACCAGTGAAGTGCTTGAAAGATGGAACTTCAGCATTGAGACTGACGGTGAAGTTGTTGAGAAGGG TATCTCGAGAGAAAAGAGTGACAAAGAAATCATGAGAGAGATACAAGCTATTATGAGGCAGATTGCTTCAAGTATCACCTATTTGCCTTGCCTGGACGAACCTT GTGTTTTTGATGTGTTAGCGTACACTGACACAGATGTGGCAGTTCCATTCACTTGGATTGAGAGTGATCCAAAACTTATTGCAAATCCACAAATGGTGAAATTGCATTCCTTCGATACTAAG ATTCACAAGGTTGACACACTGGTATCATACAAGAATGACGAATGGGATGAAGAGTAG
- the LOC137815223 gene encoding uncharacterized protein — translation MAANRWLKPEVYPLFAAVGVAVGICGMQLVRNITTNPEVRVTKQNRAAGILENFEEGEKYSEHSLRKYVRGKNPQIMPSVNNFFSEPSN, via the exons ATGGCAGCCAACAGATGGTTGAAACCTGAG GTATACCCACTCTTCGCTGCTGTTGGTGTGGCTGTTGGTATCTGCGGTATGCAACTTGTCAGGAATATAACCACCAATCCCGAAGTTAG GGTGACCAAGCAGAACAGAGCTGCTGGAATTCTTGAGAACTTTGAGGAGGGAGAGAAATATTCAGAACATAGCTTGAGGAAGTATGTTCGTGGCAAGAACCCTCAGATTATGCCATCAGTCAACAACTTCTTCTCTGAGCCATCCAACTAG
- the LOC137815224 gene encoding glyceraldehyde-3-phosphate dehydrogenase, cytosolic-like isoform X1, with the protein MAASDKKIRIGINGFGRIGRLVARVALQRNDVELVAINDPFITTDYMTYMFKYDTVHGQWKHFDVKVKDSKTLLFGEKAVAVFGTRNPEDIPWGEVGADYVVESTGVFTDKDKAAAHLKGGAKKVVISAPSKDAPMFVVGVNEKEYKPELDIVSNASCTTNCLAPLAKVINDRFGIVEGLMTTVHAITATQKTVDGPSSKDWRGGRAASFNIIPSSTGAAKAVGKVLPALNGKLTGMSFRVPTVDVSVVDLTVRIEKPATYEQIKAAIKEESEGKLKGILGYTEEDVVSTDFVGDSRSSIFDAKAGISLNENFVKLVSWYDNEWGYSTRVIDLIVHIASVA; encoded by the exons ATGG CAGCATCAGACAAGAAGATTAGGATCGGCATCAAcg GATTCGGAAGGATTGGCCGTTTGGTGGCCAGGGTTGCTCTTCAAAGGAACGATGTTGAACTCGTTGCTATCAACGATCCTTTCATCACCACTGACTACATG ACGTATATGTTCAAGTATGACACTGTTCATGGCCAATGGAAGCATTTTGATGTCAAGGTGAAGGACTCCAAGACCCTTCTCTTTGGTGAGAAGGCTGTGGCAGTTTTTGGTACCAG GAACCCCGAGGATATTCCATGGGGTGAGGTTGGTGCTGATTATGTTGTTGAGTCAACTGGTGTATTCACTGACAAGGACAAGGCTGCTGCTCACTTGAAG GGTGGTGCCAAGAAGGTTGTGATTTCTGCCCCCAGCAAAGATGCACCCATGTTTGTTGTAGGTGTTAACGAGAAAGAATACAAACCAGAACTTGACATTGTTTCCAATGCTAGCTGCACTACCAATTGCCTTGCTCCCCTCGCCAAG GTCATCAATGACCGATTTGGAATTGTTGAGGGTCTCATGACCACTGTTCACGCCATCACAG CTACTCAGAAGACTGTTGATGGTCCATCAAGCAAGGATTGGAGGGGTGGAAGAGCTGCTTCCTTCAATATCATTCCCAGCAGCACTGGAGCTGCCAAG GCTGTAGGAAAAGTTCTTCCAGCACTGAATGGAAAATTGACAGGAATGTCCTTCCGAGTCCCCACTGTTGATGTTTCAGTTGTTGACCTCACTGTCAGAATAGAGAAGCCAGCAACCTATGAGCAAATCAAGGCTGCAATCAA GGAGGAATCAGAGGGCAAATTGAAGGGTATTTTGGGATACACTGAAGAAGATGTTGTGTCTACTGATTTTGTTGGTGATAGCAG GTCTAGCATATTTGACGCCAAGGCAGGAATTTCTTTGAATGAAAACTTTGTTAAACTTGTTTCGTGGTATGACAACGAATGGGGTTACAG tACCCGTGTGATTGACTTGATTGTCCACATTGCATCTGTGGCATAA
- the LOC137815224 gene encoding glyceraldehyde-3-phosphate dehydrogenase, cytosolic-like isoform X2: MASDKKIRIGINGFGRIGRLVARVALQRNDVELVAINDPFITTDYMTYMFKYDTVHGQWKHFDVKVKDSKTLLFGEKAVAVFGTRNPEDIPWGEVGADYVVESTGVFTDKDKAAAHLKGGAKKVVISAPSKDAPMFVVGVNEKEYKPELDIVSNASCTTNCLAPLAKVINDRFGIVEGLMTTVHAITATQKTVDGPSSKDWRGGRAASFNIIPSSTGAAKAVGKVLPALNGKLTGMSFRVPTVDVSVVDLTVRIEKPATYEQIKAAIKEESEGKLKGILGYTEEDVVSTDFVGDSRSSIFDAKAGISLNENFVKLVSWYDNEWGYSTRVIDLIVHIASVA, from the exons ATGG CATCAGACAAGAAGATTAGGATCGGCATCAAcg GATTCGGAAGGATTGGCCGTTTGGTGGCCAGGGTTGCTCTTCAAAGGAACGATGTTGAACTCGTTGCTATCAACGATCCTTTCATCACCACTGACTACATG ACGTATATGTTCAAGTATGACACTGTTCATGGCCAATGGAAGCATTTTGATGTCAAGGTGAAGGACTCCAAGACCCTTCTCTTTGGTGAGAAGGCTGTGGCAGTTTTTGGTACCAG GAACCCCGAGGATATTCCATGGGGTGAGGTTGGTGCTGATTATGTTGTTGAGTCAACTGGTGTATTCACTGACAAGGACAAGGCTGCTGCTCACTTGAAG GGTGGTGCCAAGAAGGTTGTGATTTCTGCCCCCAGCAAAGATGCACCCATGTTTGTTGTAGGTGTTAACGAGAAAGAATACAAACCAGAACTTGACATTGTTTCCAATGCTAGCTGCACTACCAATTGCCTTGCTCCCCTCGCCAAG GTCATCAATGACCGATTTGGAATTGTTGAGGGTCTCATGACCACTGTTCACGCCATCACAG CTACTCAGAAGACTGTTGATGGTCCATCAAGCAAGGATTGGAGGGGTGGAAGAGCTGCTTCCTTCAATATCATTCCCAGCAGCACTGGAGCTGCCAAG GCTGTAGGAAAAGTTCTTCCAGCACTGAATGGAAAATTGACAGGAATGTCCTTCCGAGTCCCCACTGTTGATGTTTCAGTTGTTGACCTCACTGTCAGAATAGAGAAGCCAGCAACCTATGAGCAAATCAAGGCTGCAATCAA GGAGGAATCAGAGGGCAAATTGAAGGGTATTTTGGGATACACTGAAGAAGATGTTGTGTCTACTGATTTTGTTGGTGATAGCAG GTCTAGCATATTTGACGCCAAGGCAGGAATTTCTTTGAATGAAAACTTTGTTAAACTTGTTTCGTGGTATGACAACGAATGGGGTTACAG tACCCGTGTGATTGACTTGATTGTCCACATTGCATCTGTGGCATAA